The Danio rerio strain Tuebingen ecotype United States chromosome 10, GRCz12tu, whole genome shotgun sequence genome contains a region encoding:
- the stard7 gene encoding stAR-related lipid transfer protein 7, mitochondrial, which yields MFPSVQHRPVCSIGARAVRLQSISSFSNSGAKSSKSFRFSWLGERVGLLMSWLQKAGRGTNKLASDNKKEKLLSIFANHCSFVTGQRLRRAFQIGELYSNLYSERTRWTLVGSIWRRLQSKHAPTGKLVAALAGVFMWEDEKIRDDELRRCAWELQAVESVRSQDVSPKVATHVDQGWEVVMEKKNFRVWRRPVEGSHLFEYRVFGSYTDVTPRQFFNVQLDTEYRKKWDALVIRLDVVDRDVNTGTEVVHWATHFPYPMYSRDYVYVRRYQVDLENNLMILVSRAVKHPCVPETQEFVRVHSYQSKMVIRPHRSFDENGFDYLLTYSDDPQTVFPRYCVSWMVSSGMPDFLEKLHTAALRAKNMDVSVHDYVNVVKPSQPSQEQRLGAENTHTAGSSQIYA from the exons ATGTTCCCTTCCGTCCAGCATCGCCCAGTGTGCAGCATAGGGGCAAGAGCTGTCCGACTGCAAAGTATAAGCAGTTTTAGTAATAGTGGTGCAAAAAGTAGTAAATCGTTTAGGTTTTCGTGGCTGGGTGAGCGCGTCGGCCTGCTGATGTCATGGCTTCAGAAAGCAGGAAGGGGAACCAACAAACTGGCCTCCGACAACAAGAAGGAGAAACTATTGTCTATATTCGCAAACCATTGTAGTTTTGTAACAGGCCAGAGGCTTAGAAGGGCCTTTCAGATAGGAGAGCTGTACTCAAACCTGTACTCTGAGAGAACCAGGTGGACACTCGTGGGCAGCATATGGCGGCGCCTGCAAAGCAAACACGCCCCTACTGGAAAACTCGTCGCGGCTCTGGCTGGAGTCTTCATGTGGGAAGACGAGAAGATTCGAGATGATGAGTTGAGAAG GTGTGCATGGGAGCTTCAGGCAGTGGAGTCGGTGAGGAGTCAGGATGTGAGCCCGAAGGTGGCTACACATGTGGATCAGGGCTGGGAGGTGGTCATGGAGAAGAAAAATTTCAGAGTATGGCGGAGACCAGTCGAGGGCAGTCATCTTTTTGAATACAGAG tgtttggTTCCTATACAGACGTCACCCCTCGGCAGTTCTTCAATGTACAG TTGGACACTGAGTACAGGAAGAAGTGGGATGCACTGGTTATCAGGCTGGACGTGGTGGACCGGGACGTCAACACAGGCACTGAGGTCGTTCACTGGGCTACACATTTTCCA TATCCTATGTACTCCAGGGATTATGTCTATGTGCGTCGATATCAAGTCGACCTAGAGAACAACTTGATGATCTTAGTCTCAAG AGCTGTGAAACACCCCTGTGTCCCGGAGACCCAGGAGTTTGTCCGAGTGCATTCATACCAGTCAAAGATGGTCATCCGGCCACACCGCTCATTTGATGAG AATGGCTTTGACTACCTGCTGACTTACAGCGATGACCCCCAGACAGTCTTCCCTCGCTACTGTGTCAGCTGGATGGTGTCCAGTG gCATGCCAGATTTCCTGGAGAAGCTTCACACTGCTGCTCTCAGAGCTAAAAACATGGACGTCAGTGTGCACGACTATGTCAATGTTGTAAAACCTTCTCAACCCTCCCAAGAACAACGACTAGGAGCTGAAAACACTCACACTGCAGGCTCAAGTCAGATCTACGCCTGA
- the slc20a1b gene encoding sodium-dependent phosphate transporter 1-B isoform X1, producing the protein MVSTTLATITIMSTLVGYTTGHLTAYMWLLIVGFIIAFVLAFSVGANDVANSFGTAVGSGVVTLRQACILASIFETLGSVLLGAKVSETIRKGIIDVTMYNDYEHVLMAGSVSAMFGSAVWQLAASFLKLPISGTHCIVGATIGFSLVAKGQQGVKWLELLRIIASWFLSPLLSGVMSAVLFYFVRMFILQKKDPVPNGLRALPFFYAVTMGINLFSIMFTGAPMLGFDKLPWWGVLLISIGFGIITALIVWFAVCPRLKKKIECEVKSSSPSESPLMEKRELHEAHSPILKPVPEESSVLSSSTPTTPPLPPPEERRVTFDIGDSDDADQKDCKESDLGGAPKTAHVHFTNGPAHIPSNGYSQYHTVHKDSGLYKDLLHKLHLAKVGDCMGEGGDRPIRRNNSYTSYTMAIIGMHGDFKPKESEFRASEDGDKEKAGAQERKRIRMDSYTSYCNAVAENGTPEDLGEGEVTLEMVDEDAGSSRSSLEEDRTDADKPEVSMLFQFLQILTACFGSFAHGGNDVSNAIGPLVALWLVYESGSVISSAPTPIWLLLYGGVGICVGLWVWGRRVIQTMGRDLTPITPSSGFSIELASAVTVVVASNIGLPVSTTHCKVGSVVAVGWLRSRKAVDWRLFRNIFMAWFVTVPISGLISAAIMALFTYVIL; encoded by the exons ATGGTGTCAACAACTCTTGCCACGATAACAATTATGAGCACCCTCGTCGGGTATACTACAGGGCATCTGACAGCCTATATGTGGCTCCTGATCGTAGGCTTCATCATAGCATTTGTCTTGGCCTTTTCAGTGGGCGCTAATGACGTTGCCAACTCATTCGGTACGGCAGTAGGCTCAGGTGTAGTTACCCTTAGGCAGGCCTGTATTCTTGCTTCTATCTTTGAGACTCTGGGCTCTGTGCTGCTTGGAGCCAAGGTCAGCGAGACCATCCGCAAAGGCATTATCGACGTGACCATGTACAACGATTATGAACATGTGTTGATGGCTGGCTCGGTCAGCGCTATGTTTG GCTCTGCTGTATGGCAGTTGGCTGCTTCTTTTCTGAAACTACCTATTTCTGGGACCCACTGCATCGTTGGAGCTACTATAGGCTTCTCGCTGGTTGCTAAAGGTCAGCAGGGAGTCAAATGGCTGGAGCTTCTCAGAATTA TTGCTTCATGGTTCCTCTCGCCTTTGCTGTCCGGCGTCATGTCTGCCGTCCTTTTCTACTTTGTTCGCATGTTCATCTTGCAAAAG AAGGATCCAGTGCCCAATGGTCTGAGGGCCCTGCCATTTTTCTACGCTGTTACAATGGGCATCAACCTGTTTTCCATCATGTTTACCGGAGCACCGA TGCTGGGCTTTGATAAGCTGCCCTGGTGGGGAGTGCTACTCATTTCCATCGGCTTTGGCATCATCACCGCCCTCATCGTTTGGTTTGCTGTTTGCCCACGACTCAAGAAGAAGATCGAAT GTGAAGTTAAGTCTTCCAGTCCCTCTGAGAGTCCTTTAATGGAGAAGAGGGAGCTGCACGAAGCTCACAGTCCCATCCTGAAACCTGTCCCTGAGGAATCCAGTGTCCTGTCCTCCAGCACCCCCACaactcctcctcttcctcctcctgagGAGCGCAGGGTCACCTTTGACATTGGCGATTCAGATGACGCCGATCAAAAGGACTGCAAGGAGTCAGACCTGGGCGGTG CTCCAAAGACAGCTCATGTTCATTTCACCAACGGCCCCGCTCACATTCCCAGCAACGGATACTCTCAATACCACACAGTTCACAAGGACTCCGGCCTCTACAAGGACCTGCTGCACAAACTCCATCTGGCAAAAGTGGGAGACTGCATGGGGGAAGGTGGCGACCGGCCCATTCGTCGCAACAACAGCTACACCTCCTACACCATGGCTATAATCGGCATGCACGGAGACTTCAAGCCCAAAGAGTCTGAATTCCGCGCTTCAGAAGATGGAGACAAGGAAAAGGCCGGCGCCCAGGAGAGGAAGCGCATCCGAATGGACAGCTACACCAGTTACTGTAACGCAGTGGCAGAGAATGGTACCCCTGAAGACCTCGGCGAGGGGGAGGTCACTTTAGAGATGGTTGATGAAGATGCCGGGAGCAGCCGTAGTTCATTAGAGGAGGACAGAACCGATGCTGATAAACCTGAGGTGTCCATGCTCTTTCAGTTCCTGCAAATTCTCACCGCCTGTTTCGGCTCGTTTGCTCACGGAGGAAATGATGTCAG TAATGCAATTGGTCCCCTGGTTGCTCTCTGGCTGGTCTATGAGAGTGGGTCTGTTATATCGAGTGCACCGACTCCAATCTGGCTGCTGCTGTATGGAGGAGTGGGCATCTGTGTGGGCCTGTGGGTCTGGGGCCGTAGAGTCATCCAGACCATGGGCAGGGACCTGACCCCCATCACCCCATCAAG CGGTTTCAGCATCGAGCTCGCCTCCGCTGTCACTGTTGTGGTGGCTTCCAACATCGGTCTTCCAGTTTCCACTACTCACTGCAAG GTCGGGTCTGTGGTGGCTGTGGGGTGGCTGCGCTCCAGGAAAGCTGTGGACTGGCGGCTGTTCAGAAACATCTTCATGGCCTGGTTTGTCACGGTGCCCATTTCTGGCCTTATCAGCGCCGCCATCATGGCCCTTTTCACCTACGTCATTCTTTGA
- the slc20a1b gene encoding sodium-dependent phosphate transporter 1-B (The RefSeq protein has 6 substitutions compared to this genomic sequence), translated as MVSTTLATITIMSTLVGYTTGPLTDYMWLLIVGFIIAFVLAFSVGANDVANSFGTAVGSGVVTLRQACILASIFETLGSVLLGAKVSETIRKGIIDVTMYKDIEHVLMAGSVSAMFGSAVWQLAASFLKLPISGTHCIVGATIGFSLVAKGQQGVKWLELLRIVASWFLSPLLSGVMSAVLFYFVRMFILQKKDPVPNGLRALPFFYAVTMGINLFSIMFTGAPMLGFDKLPWWGVLLISIGFGIITALIVWFAVCPRLKKKIECEVKSSSPSESPLMEKRELHEAHSPILKPVPEESSVLSSSTPTTPPLPPPEERRVTFDIGDSDDADQKDCKESDLGGAPKTAHVHFTNGPAHIPSNGYSQYHTVHKDSGLYKDLLHKLHLAKVGDCMGEGGDRPIRRNNSYTSYTMAIIGMHGDFKPKESEFRASEDGDKEKAGAQERKRIRMDSYTSYCNAVAENGTPEDLGEGEVTLEMVDEDAGSSRSSLEEDRTDADKPEVSMLFQFLQILTACFGSFAHGGNDVSNAIGPLVALWLVYESGSVISSAPTPIWLLLYGGVGICVGLWVWGRRVIQTMGRDLTPITPSSGFSIELASAVTVVVASNIGLPVSTTHCKVGSVVAVGWLRSRKAVDWRLFRNIFMAWFVTVPISGLISAAIMALFNYVIL; from the exons ATGGTGTCAACAACTCTTGCCACGATAACAATTATGAGCACCCTCGTCGGGTATACTACAGGGCATCTGACAGCCTATATGTGGCTCCTGATCGTAGGCTTCATCATAGCATTTGTCTTGGCCTTTTCAGTGGGCGCTAATGACGTTGCCAACTCATTCGGTACGGCAGTAGGCTCAGGTGTAGTTACCCTTAGGCAGGCCTGTATTCTTGCTTCTATCTTTGAGACTCTGGGCTCTGTGCTGCTTGGAGCCAAGGTCAGCGAGACCATCCGCAAAGGCATTATCGACGTGACCATGTACAACGATTATGAACATGTGTTGATGGCTGGCTCGGTCAGCGCTATGTTTG GCTCTGCTGTATGGCAGTTGGCTGCTTCTTTTCTGAAACTACCTATTTCTGGGACCCACTGCATCGTTGGAGCTACTATAGGCTTCTCGCTGGTTGCTAAAGGTCAGCAGGGAGTCAAATGGCTGGAGCTTCTCAGAATTA TTGCTTCATGGTTCCTCTCGCCTTTGCTGTCCGGCGTCATGTCTGCCGTCCTTTTCTACTTTGTTCGCATGTTCATCTTGCAAAAG AAGGATCCAGTGCCCAATGGTCTGAGGGCCCTGCCATTTTTCTACGCTGTTACAATGGGCATCAACCTGTTTTCCATCATGTTTACCGGAGCACCGA TGCTGGGCTTTGATAAGCTGCCCTGGTGGGGAGTGCTACTCATTTCCATCGGCTTTGGCATCATCACCGCCCTCATCGTTTGGTTTGCTGTTTGCCCACGACTCAAGAAGAAGATCGAAT GTGAAGTTAAGTCTTCCAGTCCCTCTGAGAGTCCTTTAATGGAGAAGAGGGAGCTGCACGAAGCTCACAGTCCCATCCTGAAACCTGTCCCTGAGGAATCCAGTGTCCTGTCCTCCAGCACCCCCACaactcctcctcttcctcctcctgagGAGCGCAGGGTCACCTTTGACATTGGCGATTCAGATGACGCCGATCAAAAGGACTGCAAGGAGTCAGACCTGGGCGGTG CTCCAAAGACAGCTCATGTTCATTTCACCAACGGCCCCGCTCACATTCCCAGCAACGGATACTCTCAATACCACACAGTTCACAAGGACTCCGGCCTCTACAAGGACCTGCTGCACAAACTCCATCTGGCAAAAGTGGGAGACTGCATGGGGGAAGGTGGCGACCGGCCCATTCGTCGCAACAACAGCTACACCTCCTACACCATGGCTATAATCGGCATGCACGGAGACTTCAAGCCCAAAGAGTCTGAATTCCGCGCTTCAGAAGATGGAGACAAGGAAAAGGCCGGCGCCCAGGAGAGGAAGCGCATCCGAATGGACAGCTACACCAGTTACTGTAACGCAGTGGCAGAGAATGGTACCCCTGAAGACCTCGGCGAGGGGGAGGTCACTTTAGAGATGGTTGATGAAGATGCCGGGAGCAGCCGTAGTTCATTAGAGGAGGACAGAACCGATGCTGATAAACCTGAGGTGTCCATGCTCTTTCAGTTCCTGCAAATTCTCACCGCCTGTTTCGGCTCGTTTGCTCACGGAGGAAATGATGTCAG TAATGCAATTGGTCCCCTGGTTGCTCTCTGGCTGGTCTATGAGAGTGGGTCTGTTATATCGAGTGCACCGACTCCAATCTGGCTGCTGCTGTATGGAGGAGTGGGCATCTGTGTGGGCCTGTGGGTCTGGGGCCGTAGAGTCATCCAGACCATGGGCAGGGACCTGACCCCCATCACCCCATCAAG CGGTTTCAGCATCGAGCTCGCCTCCGCTGTCACTGTTGTGGTGGCTTCCAACATCGGTCTTCCAGTTTCCACTACTCACTGCAAG GTCGGGTCTGTGGTGGCTGTGGGGTGGCTGCGCTCCAGGAAAGCTGTGGACTGGCGGCTGTTCAGAAACATCTTCATGGCCTGGTTTGTCACGGTGCCCATTTCTGGCCTTATCAGCGCCGCCATCATGGCCCTTTTCACCTACGTCATTCTTTGA